The Parafrankia irregularis genome window below encodes:
- a CDS encoding FtsK/SpoIIIE domain-containing protein: MHVLLSIENPADRPAPFPPPPALGPPPVDIRGDVLVQLRPTSTVGELAASLADPAPTCFLGTRPLDPRATVRGSGIVPGLRLGLDTPPRPVDPLVTHTGPALWFEVRVVGGPDAGRVWRVGPGAHDIGAAAGSAIELDDDGVPPLAAVLHIGHSGDTWLTGISPTGVRTTVPSAPELRRTDEHRAALRVEHRDLPLPPEPPDWPEAGPGAPGCTPWEVGSDLVVGPVLLRLAEPFEPDAAITPAEDVVGHDFNRPPRIVPPLLTSRRRFPTPPSPPGRRPVPVLMMIAPMLLGLAFVWFFHSFFFLVIMLFSPILAFANWSQDRRSGRRRYREECARYRTRRAAGESDLRTAVLAERLARCDAAPDPAAIGLTATGPGHRLWERRRTDPDHLLLRVGTVDQPSLIEVDDPALDDYDRQLRWNVPEVPLAVDLPGRGVVGVAGERSAVHALARWLLAQCAVLHSPRDLQLVVLTDAASRQSWEWVRWLPHARPAAAATGHGPFALIGNDPETVAHRVAELQAQIRARQSARGSALGPVMFTQPDVVVLVDGARRLRDVPGMIQVLTDGPAVRIFAICLDTETRLLPEECTAVVRCDGGGGGNGGGAGGEGGVGSLTVRQSDIPEVPGVRPDLVLTHWCEQVARALAPLRDISPDTADGLPDRVRLLDLLGLAEPDQPELPAVVAAAWAARPASTRFPLGTGFDGPVVLDLVRDGPHALVAGTTGAGKSELLQSLVGSLAAHNRPDELVFVLVDYKGGSAFRGCARLPHTLGMVTDLDPALAVRALESLAAELRRREEVLAAAAAKDIVHYRSLRAREPGLPALPRLLLVIDEFATLAREVPDFIPGLVSLAQRGRSLGIHLVLATQRPAGVVTGDIRANTNLRIALRVTDPMESSDVVDTPDAALIPAAAPGRALTRLAHRSTLLFQTAYCGAPYPSTHPAGAATPGVSADAAGSAASAASAASADSAGFAGFAGPRGAGDEPAAVPLSWTALGRPLPIIAAPAGTDPDQAADDLAPTDLDVLVDAIRAAADRTGHEPQPSPWLPALRQRVLFEDLLERCGPGAVPYALEDVPSRQLQRPVCCELGTFGHLYVIGSPRSGRSQVLRTLAGGLARVHSCADVHLYGIDAAGGALAVLDELPHCGAVVTASDLERVGRLCDRLTVELARRQSLLAEYSCAGLDELRAAMPAGTAPAHLVLFVDGWDSLAATLPEHDGGRLYDALLALLREGTGAGIHVVATADRGLLAGRAGGMNDHRVLLRMGERTDYATIRVPPQRVPAHVPPGRGWRSVNQAELQIALLDPDPAGQAQADALRRIATRAGVRDRDVPADRRPFPVAALPRALTFADAFARVPEAERGPLRALLGLGGDEAAPMTLDFAGRAHTFLVAGPPGSGRSNTLATLAVSLLAGGTRLVVVTPRDSPLRRLAAHPQVTLAGMDSLQVQGPAVVLVDDVDLFGFNAPLDPPLREIVAAGRDRGVGLAYAGSGEILSQSISGWLGEARRSRQGVLLAPQSSLEGDLLGTRIPPSLLRGGIRPGRGYVTDATGTLRTITIPHTVLR, translated from the coding sequence GTGCACGTGCTGCTCAGCATCGAGAACCCCGCCGACCGCCCGGCCCCGTTCCCGCCACCGCCCGCGCTCGGCCCACCCCCGGTCGACATCCGCGGCGACGTCCTGGTCCAGCTGCGGCCCACGAGCACCGTCGGGGAGCTCGCCGCGAGCCTCGCCGACCCGGCGCCCACCTGTTTCCTGGGCACCCGACCACTCGACCCGCGTGCCACGGTCCGGGGCAGCGGCATCGTGCCCGGACTGCGACTCGGTCTCGACACCCCGCCCCGCCCGGTCGATCCGCTGGTCACGCACACCGGCCCGGCCCTGTGGTTCGAGGTGCGGGTAGTCGGCGGTCCGGACGCGGGACGGGTCTGGCGGGTCGGCCCCGGCGCCCACGACATCGGCGCGGCGGCGGGCAGCGCCATCGAGCTGGACGACGACGGCGTCCCGCCGCTCGCGGCGGTGCTGCACATCGGGCACAGCGGAGACACCTGGCTCACCGGGATCTCCCCGACCGGGGTGCGCACGACCGTGCCCAGCGCGCCCGAGCTGCGCCGCACCGACGAGCACCGCGCGGCACTGCGCGTCGAGCACCGGGACCTGCCCCTTCCGCCCGAACCGCCGGACTGGCCCGAGGCCGGCCCCGGAGCACCCGGGTGCACGCCGTGGGAGGTGGGGTCGGACCTGGTCGTCGGACCGGTGCTGCTGCGCCTGGCCGAGCCCTTCGAGCCGGACGCCGCCATCACACCGGCCGAGGACGTCGTCGGCCACGACTTCAACCGGCCGCCGCGGATCGTTCCGCCGCTGCTGACCTCACGCCGGCGTTTCCCGACGCCTCCGTCGCCGCCCGGCCGCCGGCCCGTCCCCGTCCTGATGATGATCGCGCCGATGCTGCTGGGCCTGGCGTTCGTGTGGTTCTTCCACTCCTTCTTCTTCCTGGTCATCATGCTGTTCAGCCCGATCCTGGCGTTCGCCAACTGGAGCCAGGACAGGCGCAGCGGCCGCCGCCGCTACCGGGAGGAGTGCGCGCGGTACCGGACCCGCCGGGCCGCGGGCGAGAGCGACCTGCGCACCGCGGTCCTCGCCGAGCGGCTGGCCCGCTGCGACGCCGCACCCGACCCGGCGGCCATCGGCCTGACCGCCACCGGCCCGGGCCACCGGCTCTGGGAACGCCGGCGGACCGACCCGGACCACCTCCTGCTGCGGGTCGGGACGGTCGACCAGCCGTCGCTGATCGAGGTGGACGACCCAGCGCTCGACGACTACGACCGCCAGCTGCGCTGGAACGTCCCCGAGGTGCCGCTCGCGGTGGACCTGCCCGGCCGCGGTGTAGTCGGCGTTGCCGGTGAACGCAGCGCCGTCCACGCCCTCGCTCGCTGGCTGCTCGCTCAGTGCGCCGTCCTGCACAGCCCACGTGACCTGCAGCTCGTCGTTCTCACCGACGCGGCGAGCCGGCAGAGCTGGGAGTGGGTGCGCTGGCTGCCCCACGCCCGCCCGGCCGCGGCGGCCACCGGCCACGGTCCGTTCGCGCTGATCGGCAACGATCCCGAGACCGTGGCCCACCGAGTCGCGGAGCTGCAGGCACAGATCCGGGCCCGGCAGTCCGCCCGCGGCTCCGCGTTGGGACCGGTGATGTTCACCCAGCCGGACGTGGTCGTGCTCGTCGACGGAGCACGCCGGCTGCGGGATGTGCCGGGCATGATCCAGGTGCTGACCGACGGTCCCGCCGTGCGGATCTTCGCCATCTGCCTCGACACCGAGACACGCCTGCTGCCTGAGGAGTGCACCGCCGTCGTGCGCTGCGACGGCGGGGGCGGCGGTAACGGCGGCGGTGCGGGCGGTGAGGGTGGTGTGGGCAGCCTGACCGTGCGCCAGAGCGACATCCCCGAGGTGCCCGGGGTACGTCCGGACCTGGTCCTGACGCACTGGTGCGAGCAGGTCGCCCGGGCCCTCGCACCGCTGCGCGACATCAGCCCCGACACCGCCGACGGACTGCCCGACCGGGTCCGCCTGCTGGACCTGCTCGGGCTGGCCGAACCGGACCAGCCCGAGCTCCCGGCCGTCGTCGCCGCCGCCTGGGCGGCACGGCCGGCCTCGACCCGCTTCCCGCTGGGCACCGGCTTCGACGGCCCGGTCGTCCTCGACCTCGTCCGCGACGGCCCGCACGCGCTCGTGGCCGGAACCACCGGCGCGGGCAAGTCCGAACTGCTGCAGTCCCTCGTCGGCTCGCTGGCCGCCCACAACCGCCCGGACGAGCTGGTCTTCGTCCTGGTCGACTACAAGGGCGGCAGCGCCTTCCGAGGCTGCGCACGCCTGCCGCACACCCTCGGGATGGTCACCGACCTCGACCCGGCGCTCGCCGTCCGGGCCCTGGAGTCGCTGGCGGCCGAGCTGCGCCGGCGCGAGGAGGTGCTCGCCGCCGCGGCAGCCAAGGACATCGTCCACTACCGCTCGCTGCGGGCCCGGGAGCCCGGCCTGCCCGCGCTGCCCAGGCTGCTGCTGGTCATCGACGAGTTCGCCACGCTCGCCCGCGAGGTGCCCGACTTCATCCCGGGGCTGGTCAGCCTGGCACAGCGGGGCCGCTCGCTCGGCATCCACCTGGTGCTGGCCACCCAGCGGCCCGCGGGCGTGGTGACCGGCGACATCCGGGCCAACACCAACCTGCGCATCGCCCTGCGGGTCACCGACCCGATGGAGAGCTCGGACGTCGTCGACACCCCGGACGCCGCCCTCATCCCGGCGGCGGCTCCGGGGCGAGCGCTGACCCGGCTCGCGCACCGGTCGACCCTCCTGTTCCAGACCGCCTACTGCGGCGCCCCCTATCCATCCACCCATCCGGCCGGTGCCGCTACTCCAGGTGTCTCCGCCGACGCGGCCGGTTCAGCCGCATCAGCGGCTTCAGCGGCTTCAGCTGATTCCGCGGGTTTCGCGGGTTTCGCGGGTCCACGCGGCGCGGGCGACGAGCCAGCGGCCGTGCCGCTGTCGTGGACCGCTCTCGGCCGCCCGTTGCCGATCATCGCCGCCCCAGCCGGCACCGACCCGGACCAGGCGGCCGACGATCTCGCTCCCACCGATCTGGACGTGCTCGTGGACGCCATCCGCGCCGCCGCGGACCGCACCGGCCACGAGCCGCAGCCCAGCCCCTGGCTGCCCGCGCTGCGCCAGCGGGTGCTGTTCGAGGACCTGCTCGAGCGGTGCGGGCCCGGGGCGGTGCCGTACGCGCTGGAGGATGTTCCGAGCCGGCAGCTGCAGCGGCCGGTGTGCTGCGAGCTCGGCACGTTCGGGCACCTGTACGTCATCGGCTCGCCGCGCTCCGGGCGCTCCCAGGTGCTGCGCACACTGGCCGGCGGGCTCGCCCGCGTCCATTCCTGCGCGGACGTCCACCTCTACGGCATCGACGCCGCCGGCGGGGCACTGGCCGTCCTCGACGAGCTGCCGCACTGCGGAGCCGTCGTCACGGCGTCCGACCTGGAGCGGGTCGGACGGCTCTGCGACCGCCTCACCGTGGAGCTGGCCCGCCGGCAGTCCCTGCTCGCCGAGTACTCCTGCGCGGGCCTGGACGAGCTGCGCGCCGCGATGCCCGCCGGGACGGCGCCCGCCCATCTGGTGCTGTTCGTCGACGGCTGGGACTCCCTCGCCGCGACCCTGCCGGAGCACGACGGCGGCCGGCTCTACGACGCCCTGCTCGCCCTGCTGCGGGAGGGCACCGGTGCCGGGATCCACGTGGTGGCCACGGCCGACCGGGGCCTGCTGGCCGGGCGGGCCGGCGGCATGAACGATCACCGCGTGCTGCTGCGGATGGGCGAGCGCACCGACTACGCCACGATCCGCGTCCCGCCGCAGCGCGTCCCCGCGCACGTCCCGCCGGGGCGCGGGTGGCGGTCGGTGAACCAGGCCGAGCTCCAGATCGCGCTGCTCGACCCCGACCCGGCAGGCCAGGCGCAGGCCGACGCGCTGCGCCGGATCGCCACCCGGGCCGGCGTGCGCGACCGGGACGTACCGGCCGACCGGCGCCCGTTCCCGGTCGCGGCACTGCCCCGGGCGCTGACGTTCGCCGACGCGTTCGCGCGGGTCCCCGAGGCCGAGCGCGGCCCGCTGCGGGCGCTGCTCGGGCTCGGTGGCGACGAGGCCGCGCCGATGACGCTCGACTTCGCCGGCCGGGCGCACACCTTCCTCGTCGCCGGGCCCCCCGGGTCCGGGCGCAGCAACACGCTCGCCACGCTGGCGGTGTCGCTGCTCGCCGGGGGCACCCGGCTGGTCGTGGTCACCCCGCGGGACTCCCCGCTGCGCCGGCTCGCCGCCCACCCCCAGGTCACCCTGGCCGGCATGGACTCCCTGCAGGTTCAGGGGCCGGCGGTCGTCCTCGTCGACGACGTGGACCTCTTCGGGTTCAACGCGCCGCTCGACCCACCGCTGCGGGAGATCGTCGCCGCCGGGCGGGACCGCGGCGTCGGCCTCGCCTACGCGGGCAGCGGGGAGATCCTGTCCCAGTCCATCAGCGGCTGGCTCGGGGAGGCGCGGCGCTCCCGGCAGGGCGTGCTGCTGGCCCCGCAGTCCTCTCTGGAGGGCGACCTGCTGGGCACCCGGATCCCGCCGAGCCTGCTGCGCGGCGGGATCCGCCCCGGCCGCGGCTACGTCACCGACGCGACCGGGACGCTGCGCACCATCACCATCCCGCACACCGTCCTGCGGTAG
- a CDS encoding RICIN domain-containing protein, translating to MTDPFLAAWSRAPRGRRPRARVSGRSWTVLGTAAVLATAALLVSGVGPGQPPGPWSPAGDEAAASTQQRPTQSAGGPSRPAGTEAAPAQEPTAAGERPEPTTEPPSPEPPSPAAAPPVTAPRPKPSTTRPTSRGGGTPAQPPAAAAPAGAAPAPAAAAAAPAAAPAPAAAPAAAAPATTQQQRSGVVTFTDLATGYCLDSNSAGNGYTMGCNGGQYQQWTVYGYGTLVLVNRATGLCLDSNASGNAYTMGCNNGQYQQWRMVESSYGTVNLVDVATGLCLDSNGQGNLYTMGCNNGSYQRWTRG from the coding sequence GTGACAGACCCGTTCCTCGCGGCCTGGAGCCGTGCGCCGCGCGGCCGCCGCCCCCGCGCCCGCGTCTCGGGCCGCTCCTGGACCGTGCTCGGCACCGCCGCGGTCCTCGCAACGGCCGCGCTCCTGGTGAGCGGGGTCGGCCCGGGGCAGCCTCCGGGGCCCTGGTCACCAGCCGGCGACGAAGCCGCGGCGAGCACGCAGCAGCGCCCGACCCAGTCAGCCGGCGGCCCGTCGCGGCCAGCCGGGACCGAGGCGGCACCGGCTCAGGAGCCCACCGCGGCTGGTGAGCGGCCCGAACCCACCACCGAACCGCCTTCCCCAGAACCGCCTTCCCCGGCGGCCGCCCCGCCAGTCACCGCACCCCGGCCGAAGCCGTCGACCACCCGGCCGACATCCCGCGGGGGCGGCACGCCGGCCCAGCCACCGGCCGCGGCGGCCCCGGCCGGCGCCGCGCCGGCACCAGCGGCCGCCGCCGCGGCCCCGGCCGCCGCGCCCGCCCCGGCCGCCGCGCCGGCGGCCGCGGCACCCGCGACCACCCAGCAACAGCGTTCGGGCGTCGTGACCTTCACCGACCTCGCGACCGGCTACTGCCTCGACAGCAACAGCGCCGGGAACGGCTACACGATGGGCTGCAACGGCGGCCAGTACCAGCAGTGGACGGTGTACGGCTACGGCACCCTGGTGCTCGTCAACCGGGCGACCGGCCTGTGCCTGGACAGCAACGCCAGCGGCAACGCCTACACGATGGGCTGCAACAACGGCCAGTACCAGCAGTGGCGGATGGTCGAGTCCAGCTACGGCACGGTGAACCTGGTCGACGTCGCGACCGGCCTCTGTCTGGACAGCAACGGCCAGGGAAATCTCTACACGATGGGCTGCAACAACGGCTCGTACCAGCGGTGGACACGTGGCTGA
- a CDS encoding Rieske 2Fe-2S domain-containing protein, whose protein sequence is MRGTERLLDRIEREERLDTIADGVSGFWSSTLRSERLRDVLCGRMLGHPLHPAAILVPAGTLLSATLLDTTGGASLRPAARRLIGLGLLSAGPAALAGWSDWLDTTGAERRVGLVHAASNIVGIASYAVSWNQRRRGARGLAASVTGAAALGIGGWLGGHLAYAQGVGVDTTAFQRGPADWTDVLAASEVTLEPRKVEIDGVPVLLTRVDGQIVAISDRCTHRGGPLHEGDRVGGCVRCPWHGSRFELESGEVVRGPATRPQPLYEVREIAGRVQIRRPEVRALRANPVGPSAGPHEARPRVTAEGHAVAAADRPRQHV, encoded by the coding sequence ATGCGCGGAACCGAACGGCTGCTCGACCGCATTGAACGGGAAGAGCGCCTTGACACGATCGCCGACGGCGTTTCGGGCTTCTGGTCATCAACGCTCCGATCGGAGCGTCTGCGGGATGTGCTGTGCGGCCGGATGCTCGGGCATCCGCTGCACCCGGCGGCGATACTCGTGCCAGCCGGAACGTTGCTGAGCGCGACCCTCCTGGACACCACCGGCGGCGCGTCCCTTCGCCCCGCGGCCCGCCGGCTCATCGGGCTTGGTCTGCTGTCAGCCGGCCCGGCCGCGCTCGCCGGCTGGTCGGACTGGCTCGACACCACGGGCGCCGAGCGGCGCGTCGGCCTCGTCCATGCCGCATCCAACATCGTGGGGATCGCGAGCTACGCCGTGTCGTGGAACCAGCGCCGCCGCGGCGCCCGCGGACTGGCCGCCAGCGTCACCGGAGCGGCTGCCCTCGGCATCGGCGGCTGGCTGGGCGGCCACCTCGCGTACGCGCAGGGAGTCGGCGTCGACACCACCGCCTTCCAGCGGGGCCCGGCTGACTGGACGGATGTGCTGGCCGCCAGCGAGGTCACCCTGGAACCGCGAAAGGTCGAGATCGACGGGGTGCCGGTATTGCTGACCAGGGTCGACGGTCAGATCGTCGCGATCAGCGACCGCTGCACCCACCGGGGCGGCCCCCTGCACGAGGGCGATCGCGTCGGCGGCTGCGTTCGCTGCCCCTGGCACGGCAGCCGCTTCGAGCTGGAATCCGGGGAGGTCGTGCGAGGCCCGGCGACCCGTCCGCAGCCGCTCTACGAGGTCCGTGAGATCGCTGGGCGGGTGCAGATCCGCCGGCCGGAGGTCCGGGCGCTGCGTGCCAACCCCGTCGGGCCGTCAGCCGGCCCGCACGAGGCGCGGCCGAGGGTCACGGCCGAGGGCCACGCCGTGGCCGCGGCGGATCGACCGAGACAGCACGTGTGA
- a CDS encoding serine/threonine-protein kinase — translation MAIGGVKPLRPTDPRLIGPHTLESVLGSGGMGRVYLGRSPAGRRVAIKVIHDHLARDEQYLARFQREARIAYSVAPFCTAEVLDFGVFDGRPYIVTEFLEGPTLAEAVTTHGPLSTTDLHQLAVSIAAALISIHSAGLVHRDIKPANVLLSKTGPRVIDFGVAMSIESQSLLTNASDTIGTPAFMAPEQAAREPTGASADVFAWGGVLAFAGTGRSPFGIGAPPIVMYRVVHEEPDLDGLDSRLLPLVRAAMSKRPADRPSAAELLGELTGSTRPSAALTASGSSGQAHPRGVTPAPAWAPEPEQDAELRRRTSVPPPATATGFGPPATPPPPPAHPAPVQQTSTAPTAAPQPAADEDAVANGLPAAGPRSSRRRRSQRETRRRRAVGAAAATAAVLGATGVALLVGGYLTDSDDPGAKPAPTVASSTQTPTASAGPQYSEQDWISVLQQLDQARVAAFESADVGLLSRVYAEGSGARAADEEAIELMSSVGAHGRGGQQTVQSVEVVTHNASVVVLRFTASMAPFTVVAADGSVVDRRPGATSTIREVNLVSTPEGWRVTVV, via the coding sequence ATGGCGATCGGCGGCGTGAAGCCGCTGCGTCCGACGGATCCCCGCCTCATCGGTCCGCACACCCTCGAGAGCGTTCTCGGCAGCGGTGGGATGGGCCGGGTCTACCTGGGGCGCTCGCCGGCCGGCCGCCGCGTCGCGATCAAGGTCATCCACGATCATCTGGCCCGGGACGAGCAGTATCTGGCCCGGTTCCAGCGGGAGGCCCGGATCGCGTACAGCGTCGCGCCGTTCTGCACCGCCGAGGTCCTCGACTTCGGCGTTTTCGACGGCCGGCCCTACATCGTCACCGAGTTCCTCGAAGGACCCACCCTCGCCGAGGCCGTCACCACGCACGGTCCTCTGTCGACGACCGACCTGCACCAGCTCGCGGTGTCCATCGCCGCGGCGCTCATCTCGATCCACAGTGCCGGACTGGTGCACCGCGACATCAAGCCGGCCAACGTGCTGCTGTCGAAGACCGGGCCGCGGGTCATCGACTTCGGCGTGGCGATGTCGATCGAGTCCCAGTCCCTGCTGACCAACGCATCGGACACCATCGGCACCCCCGCCTTCATGGCTCCCGAGCAGGCCGCCCGGGAGCCGACGGGTGCGTCCGCCGACGTGTTCGCCTGGGGCGGGGTCCTCGCGTTCGCCGGCACCGGGCGGTCACCATTCGGGATCGGAGCCCCACCCATCGTCATGTACCGCGTGGTCCACGAGGAGCCGGATCTCGACGGTCTCGACTCCCGGCTCCTCCCCCTGGTCCGAGCGGCGATGAGCAAGCGCCCCGCGGACCGCCCGAGCGCCGCCGAGCTGCTCGGCGAACTGACCGGGTCGACCCGTCCTTCGGCCGCGCTGACCGCGAGCGGGTCCTCCGGGCAGGCGCATCCGCGCGGGGTGACCCCAGCCCCGGCCTGGGCGCCTGAGCCGGAGCAGGACGCGGAGCTGCGCCGCCGGACGTCCGTGCCACCACCGGCTACCGCGACCGGCTTCGGGCCGCCCGCGACACCCCCGCCACCCCCAGCGCACCCGGCGCCCGTACAGCAGACCAGCACAGCACCGACCGCCGCGCCGCAGCCCGCCGCGGACGAGGATGCCGTGGCGAACGGCCTCCCAGCGGCGGGCCCACGCAGCTCCCGACGGCGCCGCTCCCAGCGGGAGACCAGGCGGCGCCGCGCGGTCGGGGCCGCGGCGGCGACGGCCGCCGTGCTCGGGGCGACCGGCGTGGCCCTGCTCGTCGGGGGCTACCTGACGGACTCCGACGATCCCGGCGCGAAACCCGCTCCCACCGTTGCGAGCTCGACGCAGACGCCCACCGCGTCGGCCGGTCCGCAGTACAGCGAGCAGGACTGGATCAGCGTTCTGCAGCAGCTCGACCAGGCCCGGGTGGCCGCGTTCGAGTCCGCCGATGTCGGCCTGCTCTCCCGGGTCTACGCCGAGGGCAGCGGCGCGCGGGCGGCGGACGAGGAGGCGATCGAGCTCATGAGCTCAGTCGGCGCGCACGGCAGGGGCGGGCAGCAGACCGTCCAGTCGGTCGAGGTGGTGACCCACAACGCGTCGGTCGTGGTCCTGCGGTTCACCGCGAGCATGGCGCCGTTCACGGTCGTGGCCGCTGACGGCTCGGTGGTCGACCGCAGGCCGGGGGCGACCTCGACCATCCGGGAGGTCAACCTCGTCAGTACGCCGGAAGGCTGGCGCGTCACCGTCGTCTAG
- a CDS encoding adenylate/guanylate cyclase domain-containing protein, with amino-acid sequence MDTIQALPGARSITTAHAAHTAAVPSPAPLSATSRTATNNRTATTRWPSPQAERLVVTVLMSDVRGYSGIAQRSDPVVLAGQLDAHRREMVAAIRQAGGIVVQYAGDAVVAAFGMPAFGVPARRADHRRRACRAALAMHRRQRRLDGEWVARGLEPFGLGIGVCTGEVAAAVLGGDERLGYTLVGDTVNLAARLQSMAREPGMTVVSAATAAGLAGAEVLGLAPTTVKGRVGLVQAYRLVDNVITRRHPKPVADSRGWPDAGPAHAAAA; translated from the coding sequence ATGGACACGATCCAGGCCCTCCCGGGCGCGAGGTCGATCACCACCGCCCACGCCGCCCACACCGCCGCCGTTCCTTCCCCCGCTCCCCTTTCCGCCACCAGCCGGACCGCGACCAACAACCGGACCGCGACCACCCGCTGGCCGTCACCGCAGGCCGAGCGCCTCGTGGTCACCGTGCTGATGTCGGACGTCCGCGGCTACAGCGGCATCGCGCAGCGGTCCGATCCGGTGGTCCTCGCCGGTCAGCTGGACGCCCACCGCCGGGAGATGGTCGCGGCGATCCGCCAGGCCGGGGGAATCGTCGTGCAGTATGCCGGCGACGCGGTGGTGGCCGCGTTCGGAATGCCGGCGTTCGGGGTGCCGGCCCGGCGCGCGGACCATCGGCGGCGCGCCTGCCGAGCCGCCCTGGCGATGCACCGACGGCAACGGCGCCTGGACGGCGAGTGGGTCGCCCGCGGTCTCGAGCCGTTCGGTCTCGGCATCGGTGTCTGCACCGGTGAGGTGGCCGCGGCCGTGCTCGGCGGGGACGAGCGGCTCGGCTACACCCTGGTCGGCGACACCGTGAACCTCGCCGCACGGCTGCAGAGCATGGCCCGTGAGCCGGGCATGACGGTCGTGTCCGCCGCCACCGCCGCCGGGCTGGCCGGTGCCGAGGTCCTCGGCCTGGCACCGACCACGGTCAAGGGCCGGGTCGGCCTCGTCCAGGCCTACCGGCTCGTCGACAACGTGATCACCCGGCGTCACCCGAAACCCGTGGCCGACTCTCGCGGGTGGCCCGACGCAGGCCCGGCCCACGCGGCCGCTGCCTGA
- a CDS encoding FAD-binding oxidoreductase — protein MNTHPTTTGSASSGGATHATYPRGLLVAGDPGFDVARKPWNLAVEQRPAAIAHPADAAEVAAVVRLAAASRLRVAAQATGHGAGALGPLDDVVLLRTSRLTGVALDARARRARVGAGTRWLDVVPPAGGQGLAALHGSSPDVGVVGYSLGGGLSWYGRALGLAANSVTAAELVTADGTLVRVDADHEPDLFWALRGGGGSFGVVTALEFALHPISTAYAGLLAWDWRHSERVLTRWLDWAGPAPDAVSTSLRLVQVPPLPEMPEPVRGRALVMIDGAVLADNPEAERILAPLRELAPELDTFTRLPASTLLRLHLEPEGPTPLVSASRTLHELPAGAVGTLLDVAGPDSGTSLQVAAELRQLGGALSRPAAGGGALASLDGAFVLYACGVVPTSELLARARLDARRVVDAMAPFSARQQYLNLTANRTDVAVGYDPLAWARLRAIRAAVDPGGMFVAGHPVPLTA, from the coding sequence GTGAACACACACCCGACCACGACCGGATCCGCCTCGTCCGGCGGCGCGACACACGCGACGTATCCGCGTGGTCTGCTCGTCGCCGGCGACCCCGGCTTCGACGTCGCCCGCAAGCCCTGGAACCTGGCCGTGGAGCAGCGCCCGGCAGCGATCGCGCATCCCGCCGACGCCGCCGAGGTGGCCGCGGTGGTCCGGCTGGCCGCGGCCAGCCGCCTGCGGGTCGCCGCGCAGGCGACCGGGCACGGCGCCGGGGCGCTCGGCCCGCTCGACGACGTGGTGCTGCTGCGGACGTCCCGGCTCACCGGCGTCGCCCTCGACGCCCGGGCACGACGGGCCCGGGTCGGCGCCGGAACGCGGTGGCTCGACGTGGTGCCCCCGGCCGGCGGGCAGGGCCTCGCCGCGCTGCACGGCTCGTCCCCCGATGTGGGGGTGGTGGGCTACTCGCTCGGGGGCGGCCTGAGCTGGTACGGCCGGGCGCTGGGCCTGGCGGCGAACAGCGTGACCGCGGCGGAGCTCGTCACCGCCGACGGCACGCTGGTGCGCGTCGACGCCGACCACGAACCCGACCTGTTCTGGGCCCTGCGCGGCGGCGGGGGCAGCTTCGGTGTCGTCACCGCGCTGGAGTTCGCCCTCCACCCGATCAGCACCGCCTACGCGGGCCTGCTGGCCTGGGACTGGCGGCACAGCGAGCGGGTGCTGACCCGATGGCTCGACTGGGCGGGCCCGGCGCCCGACGCCGTCAGCACGTCGCTGCGCCTCGTCCAGGTGCCGCCGCTTCCCGAGATGCCCGAGCCGGTCCGCGGCCGAGCACTCGTCATGATCGACGGTGCGGTGCTCGCCGACAACCCCGAGGCCGAGCGGATCCTCGCACCGCTGCGCGAGCTGGCCCCGGAGCTCGACACCTTCACCCGGCTGCCCGCGTCCACGCTGCTGCGGCTGCACCTGGAGCCGGAGGGCCCGACACCGCTGGTCTCCGCCAGCCGCACGCTGCACGAGCTGCCGGCGGGCGCGGTCGGCACGCTGCTGGACGTCGCCGGCCCGGACTCAGGCACCTCGCTGCAGGTCGCCGCCGAGCTTCGCCAGCTCGGCGGGGCGCTGTCCCGGCCGGCCGCCGGCGGGGGCGCGCTCGCCTCGCTGGACGGCGCGTTCGTGCTGTACGCCTGCGGCGTCGTCCCCACCTCCGAGCTGCTCGCCCGGGCACGGCTGGACGCCCGCCGGGTCGTCGACGCCATGGCGCCCTTCAGTGCCCGCCAGCAGTACCTCAACCTCACCGCGAACCGCACCGACGTCGCCGTCGGCTACGACCCACTCGCCTGGGCTCGCCTGCGGGCGATCCGCGCCGCCGTCGACCCGGGCGGAATGTTCGTCGCGGGCCACCCGGTCCCGCTGACCGCCTGA